A single Prevotella sp. E15-22 DNA region contains:
- the ilvD gene encoding dihydroxy-acid dehydratase, producing the protein MKNQLRSAVCTEGRRMAGARALWVATGMKREQFGKPIIAVVNSFTQFVPGHTHLHEIGQIVREEIEKMGCYAAEFNTIAIDDGIAMGHDGMLYSLPSRDIIADSVEYMVNAHKADAMICISNCDKVTPGMLMASMRLNIPTVFCSGGPMEAGKWRGENADLITAMIKGADPSVSDEEMAQIENCACPGCGSCSGMFTANSMNSLTEAIGLSLPGNGTILATHTNRIELFKAAARQVVKNALAYYEDGDESVLPRNIATRKAFMNAMALDIAMGGSTNTVLHLLAVAQEAGANFTMKDIDELSRRVPCLCKLAPNTQKYSVQECGRAGGILGILNELNKGGLIDGTAPRVDGMTLDEAMKKYSIVDGAVDPEANRIYQTAPGNRFSTKMGSQSEQWGTLDTDRANGCIRDLEHAYTKDGGLAVLFGNIAQDGCVVKTAGVDESLWHFEGPAVVFDSQEDACEGILGGQVKSGDCVVITHEGPKGGPGMQEMLYPTSYIKSMHLGKECALITDGRFSGGTSGLSIGHISPEAANGGNIGKVKDGDIIVIDIPSRSINVKLNDEELAARPQQPLKRHRVVSKALRAYAQSVSSADKGGIRIIE; encoded by the coding sequence ATGAAAAATCAGTTGCGTAGTGCAGTATGCACAGAAGGTAGAAGAATGGCTGGCGCTCGAGCATTATGGGTGGCCACAGGTATGAAACGTGAGCAGTTTGGCAAACCAATCATAGCCGTCGTCAACTCGTTTACGCAGTTTGTACCAGGTCATACACATCTTCACGAAATCGGTCAGATTGTTCGCGAGGAAATCGAGAAGATGGGCTGCTATGCGGCTGAATTCAACACAATAGCCATTGACGACGGCATCGCTATGGGACACGACGGCATGCTCTACAGTCTGCCCAGTCGTGACATCATCGCCGACTCAGTGGAATATATGGTCAATGCCCACAAGGCCGATGCCATGATTTGCATTTCCAACTGCGACAAAGTGACACCAGGCATGCTGATGGCTTCCATGCGTCTGAACATTCCTACGGTATTCTGCTCAGGCGGTCCTATGGAGGCCGGCAAATGGCGAGGCGAGAATGCCGACCTGATCACGGCGATGATTAAAGGTGCCGACCCTTCAGTTTCCGACGAAGAGATGGCCCAGATTGAAAATTGTGCCTGCCCAGGCTGTGGTTCATGCTCTGGCATGTTCACGGCCAACTCGATGAACTCTCTGACAGAGGCCATCGGACTCTCTCTCCCAGGCAATGGCACCATCCTGGCTACGCATACCAACCGCATTGAACTCTTCAAGGCTGCTGCCCGACAGGTAGTGAAGAACGCCCTGGCCTATTACGAGGATGGCGACGAAAGCGTTCTGCCTCGCAATATCGCCACACGCAAGGCCTTTATGAATGCCATGGCACTCGACATCGCCATGGGTGGCAGTACCAACACCGTACTCCATCTGTTAGCAGTAGCCCAGGAAGCTGGTGCCAACTTCACCATGAAGGACATCGACGAGCTGAGTCGCCGTGTGCCATGTCTCTGCAAACTGGCTCCCAACACGCAGAAATACTCCGTTCAGGAGTGTGGACGTGCAGGTGGTATCCTGGGCATATTGAACGAGTTGAACAAAGGAGGCCTGATTGACGGAACTGCTCCACGTGTGGATGGCATGACCCTCGATGAGGCCATGAAGAAATACAGTATTGTTGATGGCGCCGTGGATCCTGAGGCGAATCGCATCTATCAGACAGCACCAGGCAACCGTTTCTCAACCAAGATGGGCTCACAGAGCGAACAGTGGGGCACCCTCGACACCGACCGTGCCAATGGTTGCATTCGCGACCTCGAACACGCCTACACCAAAGACGGAGGACTTGCCGTACTCTTTGGCAACATCGCTCAGGACGGTTGCGTGGTAAAGACGGCAGGTGTTGACGAGAGCCTATGGCATTTCGAGGGTCCTGCTGTGGTGTTTGATTCCCAGGAGGATGCTTGCGAGGGCATTCTTGGTGGCCAAGTGAAGAGTGGCGATTGCGTCGTCATCACCCACGAAGGTCCTAAGGGCGGCCCTGGCATGCAAGAGATGCTTTACCCCACCTCCTATATCAAGAGTATGCACCTGGGTAAGGAGTGTGCATTGATCACCGACGGACGCTTCTCTGGTGGCACATCAGGTCTGAGCATCGGCCATATCTCACCAGAGGCAGCCAACGGAGGAAATATAGGTAAGGTGAAGGATGGCGACATCATCGTCATCGACATCCCCAGTCGCTCTATCAACGTAAAACTCAACGACGAGGAACTGGCAGCACGCCCACAACAGCCCCTGAAGCGCCATCGCGTGGTCAGCAAGGCTCTGCGTGCCTATGCACAAAGTGTGAGCAGTGCCGATAAAGGTGGAATCAGAATAATCGAATAA
- a CDS encoding transglycosylase domain-containing protein, with protein sequence MRKWFIGFLWTLLAIIVLGTAGCFWAISEGKIGYMPPIEDLQNPINRYATQVYSADGELMGTWSISRENRVMVQYSELSPWLIKALVATEDARFYEHSGIDFYALGRAIVKRGIMGQKNAGGGSTITQQLAKQLFSDVAHSTMERALQKPIEWVIAVKLERNYTKDEIITMYLNYFDFLHNAVGIKTAANTYFSKEPSELTITEAATLIGLCKNPSYFNPVRYEERALDRRNVVLNQMLKAEYITPEQYDSCCQVPMNLKFHVADHNDGIATYFRGFLSRYMMAKRPNRSDYPEWNYVKYVIDSLNWETDPLCGWCNKHTKRDGSNYNIYTDGLKVYTTVDSRMQRYAEEACYEHVVKGLQPEFNKANKSKPNAPYSRNLSKEEIKKILQRNVRQSERYRVMKNEGYSDEEINKSFNTRIPMTIFTYHGEVDTIMTPMDSIRYYKSFLRTGFFSMEPQTGAVKAYVGGLDYQHFAYDMATEGRRQVGSTIKPFLYSLAMENGMTPCDEVPNVQETYMVAGQPWTPRNGSRARYGEMVSLKWGLQQSNNWISAYLMMHRLTPEGFVTLLRNYGIMNPEIHPSPALCLGPCEITVSEMVSAYTAFVNHGIRSAPMYVTRIVDNEGNVLEEFKPRMNEVISGESADKMLYMLRAVVDGGTGGRLRFRYNLTAPIGGKTGTTNSNSDGWFMGVTPNLVSGCWVGGDDRDIHFDSMLYGQGASMALPIFALYMKKIYADSHLPYTQEDQFDMPADFDPCNREDDMELVDDAGADEQIINQIFE encoded by the coding sequence ATGAGAAAATGGTTTATCGGATTCCTATGGACCCTGCTAGCTATCATCGTGTTAGGAACAGCAGGCTGTTTTTGGGCAATCTCTGAAGGAAAAATAGGCTATATGCCCCCCATTGAGGATTTACAAAATCCTATTAACCGCTATGCAACACAGGTATATTCTGCCGATGGCGAGTTGATGGGCACTTGGAGTATCAGCAGAGAGAATCGCGTGATGGTACAGTATTCCGAGTTGTCGCCTTGGCTCATCAAAGCATTGGTGGCCACAGAAGATGCACGATTCTACGAGCATTCTGGTATTGACTTCTATGCCCTTGGCCGCGCTATCGTTAAGCGTGGAATCATGGGACAGAAGAATGCTGGTGGTGGTTCAACTATCACCCAACAGTTAGCCAAGCAACTATTCTCCGACGTTGCTCACTCTACCATGGAGCGTGCACTTCAAAAGCCCATAGAATGGGTGATTGCCGTGAAGTTAGAGCGTAACTACACGAAGGACGAGATCATCACGATGTATCTGAACTACTTTGACTTCTTGCATAATGCTGTAGGCATTAAGACTGCAGCCAACACCTATTTCTCAAAGGAGCCATCAGAATTAACCATCACCGAAGCAGCCACACTGATTGGTCTTTGCAAAAATCCCTCATACTTCAACCCCGTGCGCTATGAAGAACGTGCACTGGATCGTCGCAACGTGGTACTGAATCAGATGTTAAAGGCCGAGTATATCACTCCTGAGCAGTATGACAGTTGCTGTCAGGTCCCCATGAACCTGAAATTCCACGTCGCCGACCACAACGACGGCATTGCCACCTATTTCCGTGGTTTCCTTAGTCGATACATGATGGCGAAGCGACCAAACAGAAGCGACTATCCAGAATGGAACTATGTGAAATACGTCATTGACTCACTGAACTGGGAAACAGATCCATTGTGTGGATGGTGCAACAAACACACCAAGCGCGATGGCTCAAATTACAACATCTATACAGATGGATTAAAAGTCTATACCACCGTCGATTCGCGCATGCAACGCTATGCCGAAGAAGCATGCTACGAGCACGTGGTAAAAGGACTACAACCAGAGTTCAATAAAGCCAATAAGTCAAAACCCAACGCTCCATATTCACGAAATCTGTCGAAAGAAGAAATCAAAAAGATTCTTCAGCGCAACGTACGCCAATCAGAACGCTATCGTGTTATGAAGAATGAAGGCTATTCTGACGAGGAGATAAACAAGTCCTTTAACACGCGTATACCCATGACCATTTTCACCTATCATGGCGAAGTGGACACGATTATGACCCCCATGGATTCTATACGCTATTACAAATCATTCCTGAGAACAGGCTTCTTCAGTATGGAGCCACAGACAGGTGCCGTCAAAGCCTACGTAGGAGGTCTGGATTATCAGCATTTTGCCTACGACATGGCCACAGAGGGTCGTCGTCAGGTTGGTTCAACCATCAAGCCCTTCCTTTATTCATTGGCCATGGAAAATGGTATGACTCCATGCGACGAAGTACCCAACGTACAGGAAACCTACATGGTTGCAGGACAGCCATGGACGCCACGCAATGGCAGTCGCGCTCGCTATGGCGAGATGGTATCGCTGAAATGGGGTCTGCAACAGTCTAACAACTGGATATCGGCCTACCTCATGATGCATCGCCTTACCCCCGAAGGCTTTGTCACCTTACTTCGTAACTATGGCATCATGAACCCCGAGATACACCCCTCACCAGCCCTTTGCTTGGGTCCATGCGAGATTACCGTGAGCGAGATGGTTAGTGCCTATACAGCCTTTGTCAACCACGGCATCCGTTCGGCCCCCATGTACGTAACACGTATCGTAGATAATGAGGGCAACGTTCTTGAGGAGTTTAAACCCAGGATGAACGAGGTTATCAGCGGAGAGAGTGCCGACAAGATGCTCTATATGCTACGAGCCGTGGTCGATGGTGGCACGGGTGGCCGTTTGCGTTTCCGCTACAACCTGACTGCCCCCATTGGCGGAAAGACAGGTACCACCAACTCCAATAGTGATGGATGGTTCATGGGAGTCACGCCCAACCTCGTTTCAGGTTGTTGGGTTGGCGGCGACGACCGAGATATTCACTTTGATTCCATGCTCTATGGACAAGGTGCATCAATGGCCCTGCCAATCTTTGCGCTATATATGAAGAAAATATATGCCGACAGTCACCTGCCCTATACCCAGGAAGATCAGTTTGACATGCCTGCAGATTTCGACCCCTGCAATCGTGAAGACGACATGGAACTGGTAGACGATGCAGGTGCTGACGAACAAATCATTAATCAAATATTCGAATAG
- a CDS encoding response regulator transcription factor codes for MEDKLKILLCEDDENLGSLLREYLAAKGYEAELCPDGDAGFKAFMKTKFDICVLDVMMPKKDGFTLAQEIRSANAEIPIIFLTAKTLKEDILEGFKLGADDYITKPFSMEELVFRIEAILRRVRGKKNKESTVYKIGKFIFDTQKQLLSLDEKQTKLTTKENELLALLCSHANEILQRDFALKTIWIDDNYFNARSMDVYITKLRKHLKDDPQIEIINIHGKGYKLITPEED; via the coding sequence ATGGAAGACAAACTGAAAATCTTGCTTTGCGAGGACGACGAGAACCTCGGTTCATTGTTGCGTGAATATCTGGCTGCTAAAGGCTACGAAGCAGAACTATGCCCCGATGGCGATGCTGGTTTCAAGGCTTTCATGAAAACCAAGTTCGACATCTGTGTACTCGATGTCATGATGCCCAAAAAAGACGGATTTACTTTGGCACAAGAGATTCGTTCTGCCAATGCAGAAATCCCCATCATTTTCCTCACTGCTAAGACTTTGAAGGAAGATATTCTCGAAGGTTTCAAATTGGGAGCCGACGATTATATCACCAAGCCCTTCTCAATGGAAGAACTTGTATTCCGTATTGAAGCAATACTTCGCCGCGTACGTGGTAAGAAAAACAAGGAGTCTACCGTTTACAAGATTGGTAAGTTCATATTCGACACCCAGAAACAGCTACTCTCACTTGATGAAAAGCAAACCAAGCTCACCACAAAAGAGAACGAGCTTCTGGCCCTCCTCTGTAGTCATGCCAACGAGATTCTGCAGCGCGACTTTGCTCTGAAGACCATTTGGATTGACGATAACTATTTCAACGCACGTTCTATGGATGTATACATCACCAAGTTGCGCAAGCACCTAAAGGACGATCCTCAGATTGAAATTATCAACATCCACGGAAAAGGTTACAAACTCATTACACCCGAGGAAGATTAA
- a CDS encoding sensor histidine kinase KdpD, with protein MKKSTIWTIAIIMGLSFLGLLYMQISYIEEIAKMKKEQFDESVNRSLYQASRNLELNETLRYLEKDVNDVERRAVTQDSVIVNGLDGSIQHAHQFSVSAEDGTFYSAFELKTFATKPANTPKAMMMRTDKDQLSEATKSLQEAVRTRYVYQKALLDEVVYNILYTANEKPLKERVNFKLLDQDISVQLQNSGIDMPYHLAVLTADGREVYRCPDYSTKGEQWSYSQTLFRNDPSTKMGVVRIHFPDMDSYIYSSIRFMIPSVIFTVVLLITFVFTIVIIFRQKRYTEIKNDFINNMTHELKTPISSISLAAQMLGDEAVTKSPSMMKHLSTVIGDESRRLRFLVEKVLQMSMFDRKSTSFKKKELDLNELLEQTSATFNLRVEHTGGKITTEIEAIDSAIFVDEVHFQNAITNLLDNAVKYRKPDQPVNIHIRTWNDGDNLCFSIKDNGQGIKKDSVKKIFDKFYRVHTGNVHDVKGFGLGLAYVKEIINLHDGEIKCESEYGKGTKFTVTLPVLKEDSE; from the coding sequence ATGAAGAAATCAACAATATGGACTATCGCCATCATCATGGGTCTCTCATTCTTGGGACTGCTCTACATGCAGATATCCTATATTGAAGAGATTGCAAAGATGAAGAAAGAGCAGTTTGACGAAAGTGTAAACCGTTCGCTTTATCAAGCCTCACGCAACTTAGAGTTGAACGAGACCTTACGTTACCTGGAAAAAGACGTCAATGATGTGGAACGCCGGGCTGTAACTCAAGACTCCGTCATCGTCAATGGTCTTGATGGCAGCATACAACATGCGCATCAATTCTCTGTATCGGCAGAAGACGGAACGTTCTACTCGGCTTTCGAGCTCAAGACCTTTGCAACAAAGCCAGCGAACACACCAAAGGCAATGATGATGCGCACAGACAAAGACCAGCTGTCTGAAGCTACTAAAAGCTTACAGGAAGCCGTACGCACACGCTATGTATATCAAAAGGCCCTACTCGACGAAGTAGTATATAACATTCTCTACACAGCAAATGAAAAGCCTCTCAAGGAGCGTGTCAACTTCAAGCTCCTGGATCAGGACATCAGCGTGCAGTTACAAAACAGTGGCATTGACATGCCATATCATCTTGCCGTTCTCACTGCCGATGGTCGTGAAGTATATCGTTGTCCAGACTATTCCACCAAAGGCGAACAGTGGAGCTATTCACAGACACTATTCCGAAACGACCCCTCAACAAAGATGGGCGTGGTTCGAATCCACTTCCCCGACATGGACTCATACATCTATTCGAGTATCCGATTTATGATTCCTTCCGTTATCTTCACTGTTGTGTTGCTCATTACATTCGTATTTACCATCGTCATTATCTTTAGACAAAAGCGTTATACAGAGATCAAGAACGATTTCATTAACAACATGACACATGAGCTTAAGACTCCTATCAGCAGCATATCACTGGCAGCCCAGATGTTAGGAGATGAGGCTGTCACCAAAAGTCCTTCAATGATGAAACATCTGAGTACAGTTATTGGTGATGAGTCGCGCCGTTTACGCTTCCTCGTAGAAAAAGTTCTTCAGATGTCAATGTTCGATCGTAAGTCAACATCCTTTAAGAAAAAAGAGCTTGACCTCAATGAACTTTTAGAGCAGACCTCTGCCACATTCAATTTGCGCGTAGAGCATACCGGAGGCAAGATTACGACAGAGATTGAGGCGATTGATTCAGCCATATTTGTGGACGAAGTACATTTTCAAAATGCCATCACCAACCTACTGGACAATGCGGTAAAGTATCGCAAGCCAGACCAACCCGTCAACATTCACATTCGTACATGGAACGATGGAGACAATCTTTGCTTCAGCATCAAAGACAATGGTCAAGGTATTAAGAAGGACAGCGTCAAGAAGATTTTCGATAAATTCTATCGCGTACACACAGGCAATGTTCACGATGTGAAAGGCTTCGGATTGGGCTTGGCATATGTCAAGGAAATTATCAATCTTCATGACGGAGAGATAAAATGTGAAAGTGAATACGGAAAGGGTACGAAGTTTACAGTTACGCTACCCGTTCTTAAAGAAGATTCCGAATAA
- a CDS encoding translation factor GTPase family protein: MKIYQTNEIKNIALLGSAGSGKTTLAEAMVYEAGIIKRRGSVEGKNTMSDYFPVEQEYGYSVFSTVFHVEWNNKKLNIIDCPGSDDFVGGAITALNVTDQAVILINGQYGPEVGTQNAFRYTDKLQKPVIFLVNQLDKENCDFDSILTNMKEIYGEKCVPVQYPIATGPDFNAVIDVLLMKKYSWKPEGGAPIIEEIPADQMEKAKELHAALVEAAAANDDTLMEKFFESESLTEDEMREGIRKGLVTRSIFPVFCVCAGKDMGVRRLMEFLGNVVPFVSEMPKVRNTRGEEVNPDAAGPASLYFFKTGVEPHIGEVQYFKVMSGSVKSGDDLTNSDRGSKERIGTIYACAGANRIPVDELKAGDIGCTVKLKDVKTGNALNGKDCEWRYDFIKYPNSKYSRAIKAVNEAETEKMMVALTKMRQEDPTWVVEQSKELRQIIVHGQGEFHLRTLKWRMENNEKIKIEYIEPKIPYRETITKMARADYRHKKQSGGAGQFGEVHLIVEPYADGMPDPTSFKINGQEFKMNIKSKEEIDLDWGGKLVFINSVVGGAIDMRFMPAILKGVMERMEQGPLTGSYARDVRVIVYDGKMHPVDSNELSFMLAARNAFSAAFREAGPKVLEPIYDLEVYVPADYMGDVMSDLQGRRAIIMGMDSEAGYQKLSAKIPLKELSNYSIALSSITGGRASFTTKFASYELVPNDIQQTLIKEHEAELKDED; encoded by the coding sequence ATGAAGATCTATCAAACCAACGAAATCAAAAACATTGCATTGCTTGGCAGTGCGGGTAGCGGCAAGACTACTCTTGCCGAAGCAATGGTCTACGAAGCTGGCATCATTAAGCGCCGCGGTAGCGTAGAAGGTAAGAACACCATGAGCGATTACTTCCCCGTTGAGCAGGAATATGGCTACTCGGTGTTCTCTACTGTTTTTCATGTAGAATGGAATAATAAGAAACTGAATATCATTGACTGCCCAGGTTCTGACGACTTTGTAGGTGGCGCCATCACCGCCCTCAACGTTACCGACCAGGCTGTTATTCTGATTAATGGTCAGTATGGTCCTGAGGTTGGCACACAGAATGCCTTCCGCTATACCGACAAACTACAAAAGCCCGTTATCTTCTTGGTGAACCAACTGGATAAAGAGAATTGCGACTTCGATTCTATCCTCACCAACATGAAGGAAATTTACGGTGAGAAGTGTGTTCCCGTGCAGTATCCTATTGCCACAGGTCCCGATTTCAATGCCGTAATTGATGTGCTTCTGATGAAGAAATATTCATGGAAGCCTGAAGGTGGTGCTCCTATCATTGAGGAGATTCCTGCCGACCAGATGGAGAAAGCAAAGGAGTTGCACGCTGCCCTCGTAGAGGCAGCTGCTGCCAATGATGATACACTGATGGAGAAATTCTTCGAGAGCGAGAGTCTTACTGAAGACGAAATGCGCGAAGGTATCCGCAAGGGTCTGGTAACCCGCTCCATCTTCCCCGTGTTCTGCGTCTGCGCAGGCAAAGATATGGGCGTGCGCCGTCTGATGGAGTTCCTGGGCAATGTTGTTCCTTTCGTGAGCGAGATGCCTAAGGTACGCAACACCCGTGGCGAAGAGGTCAATCCCGATGCCGCAGGCCCTGCATCACTCTATTTCTTCAAGACTGGCGTAGAACCTCATATCGGTGAAGTACAGTATTTCAAGGTAATGAGCGGCTCCGTGAAGAGTGGCGACGATCTGACCAACTCAGACCGTGGTTCTAAGGAACGCATCGGCACCATCTATGCTTGTGCAGGCGCCAACCGTATTCCTGTTGACGAACTCAAGGCAGGCGATATCGGTTGCACAGTTAAACTGAAGGATGTAAAGACCGGCAACGCTCTCAATGGCAAGGACTGCGAGTGGCGCTACGACTTCATTAAATATCCCAACTCTAAGTATTCTCGTGCCATCAAGGCCGTCAACGAGGCCGAGACCGAGAAGATGATGGTAGCCCTGACCAAGATGCGTCAGGAAGATCCCACATGGGTTGTTGAACAATCAAAGGAATTGCGCCAGATTATCGTTCATGGTCAAGGTGAGTTCCACCTGCGCACCTTGAAATGGCGTATGGAGAACAACGAGAAGATTAAGATTGAGTATATCGAGCCTAAGATTCCATATCGTGAGACCATCACAAAGATGGCACGTGCCGACTATCGTCACAAGAAACAGTCTGGTGGTGCAGGTCAGTTTGGTGAGGTTCACCTGATTGTAGAGCCTTATGCTGATGGCATGCCAGATCCCACTTCATTCAAGATTAACGGCCAGGAGTTCAAGATGAACATCAAGAGCAAGGAAGAAATCGATTTGGATTGGGGCGGCAAACTCGTATTCATCAACTCGGTTGTTGGTGGTGCCATCGACATGCGCTTCATGCCCGCCATCCTGAAAGGTGTGATGGAACGCATGGAACAGGGTCCGTTGACAGGTTCTTACGCTCGCGACGTGCGCGTCATTGTTTATGATGGCAAGATGCACCCCGTTGATTCTAACGAACTTTCATTTATGCTCGCTGCACGTAACGCTTTCAGTGCAGCCTTCCGCGAGGCTGGTCCTAAGGTACTGGAGCCCATCTATGATCTTGAGGTCTATGTACCTGCCGACTATATGGGCGACGTGATGAGTGACCTGCAGGGACGCCGTGCCATTATCATGGGTATGGACTCTGAGGCAGGCTATCAGAAACTCTCTGCCAAGATTCCTTTGAAGGAGCTCTCCAACTACTCTATCGCACTAAGCTCTATCACTGGCGGCCGTGCATCGTTCACCACCAAGTTTGCCTCTTACGAACTGGTGCCCAACGATATTCAGCAAACACTTATCAAAGAGCACGAGGCAGAACTCAAAGACGAAGATTAA
- the hemW gene encoding radical SAM family heme chaperone HemW — protein MAGIYVHIPFCKSRCIYCDFYSQTSLTLRQRYVDAVCKEADARSSYIKERVRTIYIGGGTPSQLEPRQLAQIFHVLGSAEEVTIEVNPDDVTPSFAEALSELPVNRVSMGAQTFSDERLRFLRRRHSAGQVSQAVRLLREIGIGNISVDLMYGFPNETMEEWVRDIDAVLALDVEHVSAYSLQYEEGTSLSRMLENGDVSKVDEELERQMYYTLKDRLNSAGYEHYEISNFARSGYRSRHNSSYWRQVPYLGLGAAAHSFDGSTRQWNVADIRQYIEGVEQDKCVAEQEVLTPDNLYNEMVMTALRTCEGIDVSKLSEDYRSYCLAQAQTFVKNGLLVKDGTRLCLSREGLFVSDMVMTALMHVE, from the coding sequence ATGGCAGGAATATACGTTCATATACCATTTTGTAAGAGTCGTTGTATATATTGCGACTTCTATTCACAGACATCATTGACTCTTAGGCAGCGCTATGTTGATGCTGTTTGTAAGGAAGCAGATGCACGCTCGTCTTATATAAAGGAACGCGTGCGCACTATATATATAGGTGGAGGGACACCCTCCCAACTTGAACCCAGACAATTGGCACAAATTTTTCATGTGTTAGGTTCTGCCGAGGAGGTGACAATCGAGGTGAATCCTGATGATGTGACTCCATCCTTTGCTGAAGCTTTATCGGAACTGCCTGTGAATCGTGTGTCTATGGGCGCACAGACTTTTAGTGACGAACGACTTCGTTTCTTACGGCGTCGTCATAGTGCTGGCCAGGTGTCTCAGGCAGTTCGTTTACTTAGGGAGATTGGTATTGGAAATATCAGTGTCGACTTGATGTATGGTTTCCCCAATGAGACAATGGAAGAATGGGTGCGTGATATCGATGCTGTCCTGGCTCTCGATGTGGAACATGTTTCGGCTTATTCTTTACAGTACGAGGAAGGAACATCGCTGTCTCGAATGCTGGAAAATGGTGATGTGAGTAAGGTTGACGAGGAATTGGAACGGCAGATGTATTATACGTTAAAAGACCGTCTCAATAGTGCGGGTTACGAGCACTATGAAATTAGTAATTTTGCTCGTTCTGGTTATCGTTCGCGCCATAATAGTAGCTATTGGCGCCAGGTTCCTTACTTGGGACTAGGAGCGGCTGCGCATTCTTTTGATGGAAGTACCCGTCAGTGGAATGTTGCGGACATTCGCCAATACATTGAAGGAGTTGAGCAGGATAAATGTGTGGCGGAACAGGAGGTACTGACACCTGATAATCTTTATAATGAGATGGTGATGACAGCTCTCCGTACATGTGAAGGTATTGATGTGAGCAAGCTTTCCGAAGATTATCGAAGCTACTGTTTAGCGCAAGCTCAAACTTTTGTTAAGAATGGCTTGTTGGTGAAAGATGGGACACGTCTCTGTCTCTCACGTGAGGGACTCTTCGTGAGTGATATGGTAATGACAGCTTTAATGCATGTAGAATAA
- a CDS encoding DUF4861 domain-containing protein codes for MKQILLPLMLCAALATQAQKTITIKVTNPINKERTDIPVVINLASYGEVCSASVKANNQEIPYQLDDLNNDHTFDELCFLVDLKGKETRDYEVILLNEGKPHTYPPRVYAEMVVRNEKVKQKNKHDNYINAITANGNVNSYNMLHHHGVAFESELNGIRIYFDKRQTLDLYGKRYKRLEIKDTQFYTQPDQKTAGYGDDVLWVGNSFGLGALRGWNGQEPTMIEPVKTRSQRILANGPLRTIIEINDYDWTLPVSKKDAEITIRYTQYAGHRDTDVDVSIINTSDHTTDIEPFSTGIINIKGSVEYSDHHGLRGCWGTDYPASDTINWKRETVGLGIFIPKDYLDSEIPANKDNYTFVIKSKCNKLSYKIAYTSDNEDFGLHSAKDWFAWLKTWRREIENPIKIAIQ; via the coding sequence ATGAAACAAATATTATTGCCTCTTATGCTATGCGCAGCACTAGCAACGCAAGCTCAGAAAACAATCACCATCAAAGTAACCAACCCCATAAATAAAGAACGCACAGACATTCCCGTTGTCATCAACCTGGCATCGTATGGCGAAGTATGTTCTGCCTCAGTGAAGGCTAACAACCAAGAGATTCCTTATCAATTGGACGATTTAAACAATGACCACACTTTTGACGAACTATGCTTTCTAGTAGACCTAAAAGGCAAGGAAACAAGAGACTATGAGGTAATACTACTAAATGAAGGGAAACCGCATACCTATCCCCCACGCGTTTATGCCGAAATGGTGGTGCGCAACGAGAAAGTGAAACAGAAGAACAAACACGATAACTATATCAATGCCATCACCGCTAATGGCAACGTCAACTCTTACAACATGCTACATCATCATGGAGTAGCTTTTGAAAGTGAACTCAATGGCATTCGTATCTATTTCGACAAACGACAAACACTAGATCTATATGGCAAACGCTACAAACGCCTTGAAATAAAGGACACACAGTTCTACACCCAACCCGATCAAAAGACTGCTGGTTATGGTGATGATGTATTATGGGTAGGCAATTCATTTGGATTGGGCGCCCTGAGAGGATGGAATGGCCAAGAACCCACCATGATAGAACCAGTAAAAACACGTTCTCAACGCATACTCGCAAATGGTCCATTGCGTACTATTATCGAAATCAATGATTACGATTGGACACTACCCGTTTCGAAGAAAGATGCCGAGATAACCATTCGCTATACCCAATATGCCGGTCATCGCGACACCGATGTTGACGTATCTATTATCAACACTTCCGATCATACAACAGACATTGAGCCATTCTCTACTGGCATCATTAATATTAAAGGATCTGTAGAATACAGCGACCATCATGGACTTCGTGGTTGCTGGGGTACAGACTATCCTGCTAGCGACACCATTAACTGGAAACGCGAGACGGTAGGACTAGGAATTTTCATACCAAAAGATTACTTAGACAGTGAGATACCCGCCAACAAAGACAACTATACTTTTGTCATAAAGTCGAAGTGTAACAAGCTATCATACAAGATTGCATATACGTCTGACAACGAGGACTTTGGACTACACAGCGCAAAGGATTGGTTCGCATGGCTTAAAACTTGGCGTCGCGAGATAGAAAACCCCATCAAAATCGCCATACAATAA